The region AATAAGTCCTAGGTATATTATATGATTAAACAATACGTatgtttgaatttaaaattatatGCAAATGAAATAAAATCTACTGACTGTACTATAAAATCATGACTATATCTAAAGGAGTATACTTTTGCatgttaataataataaaaaaaaagaagaagaaaattcatGACTTTTGAAAGATTTAAATATTATAGAGATCTTACTCATGCTAGTTTTAGGATTATTATTATCCAGAGAAGTGAGTTTGGCTCTGAGTTGTTTAGGCAGACAAGCTAATAGGTATGTGTAGATGCATGAATTTGAACTTTTATTGCATGTTTGAAGGAGCGCCAAGCGTAGAAAATCAAGAAGATGAACTGGCATGTAGTCCTTTGGAGGGACCATCGTAGGCTTGCCATACTTCTCAGGTGTCAAAACATTCAAACTAAGAAACTGCTTGATCGAGCCCTCCAAATTCTTAGAGAATTCCTTTTCCGAATTCTCCATCAACAGGCTCAGGACAAGGTATGGGATTTGATTCTCTAGCAAGAAAAAATCGTGAAACACAAAAGCAACCTGGTCATTTTTAATCTCAAAATGTCTCATCGACTCACCATTCACAGTGCTGTAAATGAATTGGAGTGTAAAACATCCATCCAAGAACAACATCCACCCCAAGGCCTCATCATCCTTGCCATCTTTACGATAATACTCCTTGAGCACCTCATCATCGAAACATAGCTTCAGCACCTTAATATTTTCCATTACTTTTTTGTAAAGGTGCTCCTGGGATTGGTGGCCGCTGTTTTTGACGAACTCTGCTGCGAAGAGAAACTTGAATCGTTGCTCTGCAACCCGGAATTTGGGGTTGCCATGATGAATTGGACCGATTGATATCCACTTTGGGTGGTAGTACTTCTGAAAATTCTTCTGTTCATCTCTAAGGACCTGAGGAACCTTCTGTATCTTCGGTTGTGGGACTTTGTCGCGACCTGATAATCTCCTCTCCACATTGGTCGTTTTTCCCGTCAACTCATCAATTACTTCATGTAGTTTAGAATGGGCTGATGCTACTTCCTCATTACCAAATTTGAAATCAACTTCACTTCGCTCATTTTCACTTGTCATATTTTTCAAGTGATGTTGTAAAGATAGGAAATGATGATATCAATAATAAGTTTTAATATAAGTGAGTAGTGAGCACACATGATGtattatgcatatatatatatatatatttgtgtttgtGTGTGAATGCACGTATCATTTTCCTAGTTTATTATTCTTTGATCAAAGAATCAAGATTGGTATAAGAAAAAGCACGAAAATATAATTATTGAAGACAATTGGAATTTTACCTCTTTTGCCAGTTTGGCATTTGTACTCTTGTTCAGAGAAACAGTCTTAGGAACTTTTACAAGTACAACCAGCTAGCTAGCACTGTACCTGTATGCACTTTGTTGAAACTTACGCATTAAAATAGCTAACTAATGTTAGATTAAAAATTAATCTATATGCATAAGAATCTTGATCCGgaataaataaattgttatatAGAATTTAGAGGGTCAAAATTGTATATCTCCAGCCATTGATTTAGAACGAGTACACAAGTTTCTAAGCTCACAGCTCATAGCAAGTTTGAGGatcggtactctatatttatagagtgagacctactaTTAGAGTTTCTGCCATAGTTACAGAGGTTGATATATTCTCTCAACTTAATTGAGATATTCCTTCTATTTAATTAGGAAATTCAAATTGGGTTTAACAGataaatgttgaccattaattttgatatattaaatgaataaaaactCAATTAGTTGTAACATTTTTAATATATGTCATAAAAAAATATTCCAATATTCTCCCATTTGGTCAGCATTTAATTAATGTATAACTTAATCCCAACAATTATCATTGTTAGGAAACCAAGTCctatgttcactacatgatcctttaatttatgaggtggcaagcctttcgtcatagcactactactacaaaaatttttttttaggactcgcgcaaTAATTGAggtttgcgagtcctaaaaagtctcgTTGAGTacctttaagtaagtttttaggaTTCTTTTCGCGACTCCTAAAAGATCCAATTAAGTATCtttaaattaagtttttaggactctctttgCATGctcttaaaagtaatttttttaaaaaaaatgcagctacaattttcattttcatttaaaaaatatatccctttgaatgtacaaaatgtattaaaagaaaatactaaaaaaataccaaaaaaaaattgaaagaaatttaaatttctcattGACATGTATTGTAAGCTAGCTTATAACATCTTTAAACActtatcaataaaaataaaaaataaaaataaatacattaaaaatCTCAAACCAACTATAAGTCCTAATAACAATCTAAATATTTCAATCTGATACTATTGATACTCTATTGATGGATCTTACAAATAACGTCACTCTAAAATTGTTCTAATTTTACATTATTTGTAAGAAAAAGcacaaaaataaatatagttaGAATTTTACCTCATTGCAAGTTTGGCATTTGTACTCTTGTTCAGAGAAACACATGCACTTTTGGAATTTTTACATGTACAACCAGCTAGCTGGCACTATATTTGGATGCACTTTGTTGAAACTTCCGCATTAAAATAGCTAACTAACCCAAGTATGTTTTGAACAAAATGACATTATATTAAACTGTTATATTTGCAAAGGCTGTATTTATTTAAGGGTAGATATGCAAAGTATTTTATTTGACAATACTAAAAATCACTAGAAACATTTCAATATGTCTACCAATAATGATTACCCTAAAATAACGATTTTATACGAAGAAAACTAAAGCTAACACAATATTTGCTTAGTATCTATACTTAAATAAGATCATTGAGCATCATTCTTTATATTATATGTGCAACAAAAAGTGTTATCAATCAACACtactataaaaatataaatatagagATAATTTGACGCccttaatatatatttatatcatattCCTTGGTTGCATACACAGTCTATTATGATGTAATAATACATGTTATGTTAGACATCACTACAACAAATAGGGGCTCCGTCGCCCCTAATAATGCCCAAAGTCGCCGCTAAGCTGTCACCGCTAATAATTCGATGCTAATGTTGATTATTAGGGACAACAAAAAAAGTTGTccctaataattaatattagcagCGACAGTTTCGCCCCTAATAAATTgaaagtcgcccctaataatcgTGACTCCTGGATCAAACTTCATCCCTAATAGTAAAAATTCGCTCCTAATAATATAACATTAGCGGCGACAAAAGTCACTCCTAACAGTttgttgacctatgaaattggccaacggtcatatgtacaatatacgacacattttgaacggAATAAGTAATATAAATGATAGAATACGgttatcttaagtaaacacacataaatttatagtggttcaaccttgttctgatgaacagtaataacctaatccacttagtctttagtatagAGCTACTCGGCAATTACAAGTATGAACTCAGTAATTCACTTCTCAGAAGAGTTTTTCCAATCTAGAAAagagttccaaaaaaaaaaaattcccctttatgaagccctgagtcctttatttatagtacccaggggttgttacacgATCAGTAATACTGGAGATCGTTGCTTGGTACACGATCATGGTGAGTAGAGATACGTATCCACCTTCCcacgattatgagatcgtgggtcttctcttATTTCTATAGATCGTGGTGGTTAATGCACGATGAAAACCTCTGGGAAATgctaagtctctgttggtatgtcagatttaggtgctaggcccgacgaccaaagcttgggtgctggacctgtagATTTtcagggtgctaggcctgttgatctcagtttgaacgagaggaATTACTTcttagtgaagtgtacttgggggtttaagtctaccaccctatggaggataggtTTAGGTCGACCACCTCTAATGTCCTTGGGCatattgggccgaccaccccgggGTAAGGTCAGGCCAACTACCCCTAGGGGGTATAGGGtctgtgtaacgacccgaattcgctaataaggcgtaatggccttgattagtgtgtctggaaggcataatgggaattatgtgtgactttaatgattaagatgcatgattatgatttaaagcatgttatatgactatttgaatatttgagatgcatgactatgtgtattagtatgcatgtaggccctgattaggttagaagggcataatcgtaattttggccattatgggcataactgcattgatatatgtgataattgttgagaccacattattatgtggatatatctgtgatctgcgactcgagacgatcctagtgagcaaagtagcgaaaaagtcatggcggggatttatacctggctcagggtgagcctgggggtataaatgggaatttagtgagtatattggagtctagtttgacatcgaggaatattattggtgattaattaggtatcgggaattaagcggtaaatattagagacactcgaggagttagcgagaattaggtaaaatgactaaaatgcccctaagtggattaaagggtttagacttaatagggagggcataatagtcatttggcttacaggagttaagttttaccaaggctttatgttagggGAGATTGTAGAAAAGTGTAGAAGTCtgagagagaaggaaaagaaagaaaaaggaaagggagaaaacaaagagagttttctaaggtcggtttatacttccttcatcagtttcttgaggatttttggagaaaagctcagaggagagctgggataggctgagcatcaaggatcctaagctaggtttgaggaattggcagaggtttagtaagaactcaccaacacttgaggtaaaattatGTAAGTTTCTTCAGCTTTGGTTTTGGTTCTTAGctaagatatctaagctgtgttgatggggaaatTTTAGGAAAGTTGGAGCCTAGAGTTGAGGAAAAgaaagccaaggaagtctagaggcaacttgaagtcgaaattccaccaaaggtataaattctaagcttctaactttgatgttcaactggtttATGCTGAGTTTTAATGTTTAGAaatggctatggtgaattttgagtttggggatgcatgtgcttgagttctaggtatttggggtgcttaaaatgagtggagtatgttcataaggttgtctttgagtttggtaaaggtttggggaagttttggttgaggttggttcgaggaaatctcaggaagggaaaactggtgttggtctgtctgtgactagtgctacagcgctagcctttgggcgctgtagcgctaggccaagcttgctaaggggatttttcttctgtttgtagcgcagtagcaccctcccatgagcgctgtagcgctaccctgtcttctgaaggggattttagggttgtttgcaagggtttttgaccaagggtttagGGCTTGGTTctaccaccttgtttggtggaactaggacttcccgggggctcgggattggtcccgaggctaggttttggacttgaggattgatgatgactttgacctatggttgtgcttaggtgagtgctagggctcgagaaggattgtgctcaaggagtcaagtgatcaacgctagcgaatcgaaagttaagaaaactgcacccggttgtatgtctgtgatgggactaagtgctcccgacaTTTGTActgtgtcaatgatggtatcatgccatgggacacaTGAAAGTGACCTATGGTTGTGcttagctgaggacagcttaatattcactgaactcggtttaagcgggccaaagtcagtgggataatggagggagcagcctgagagcgctagccctagttatcatttgcgatctgatatatgatatgagttgatatgttaaatatgctgaatacttgattatactgtgtgattatatggttgagaatatgtgatgcaatatgagatattgatttgtctgttgattgcttatgctctgctgttatgttttcttgctgggccttggctcacgggtgctatgtggtgcaggtaaaggcaagaacaaactggaccaaccctgagatggagagcagCGGGGtcgaatgtacatagccagctgttcgatcgccatggtcgagaagtggatcaggacagggattgcctaactgtctgttttgccttaatatggcttgttattgtatctaaaccttatgacttttgtaaacggtctttaaacttaatatttttgggatcccgtgtaaacagataatgtttcttaatgaaaatgagaattttgagaccaaaacattttaaccctagttcctctatagtttcagtaacacgtttttaattgaATGACTagattagcgagtctagcactttataaacacacagtgtaacggtttggctatccagggcgttacagtctgcTTGGGCCGATCACCCCTAGGGGGTATATGgcctgcttgggccgaccacccctaggggtaggggtcaggccgaccacccctaggggtactgGCTTGGTCGATtttcctataggtcctggacctatcctttTTGCCCGTCGgtattttctcaatactttgtcgtttttccctgatttgcgatgtcacgtgtcacattctcattcgccacgtcatccttgtattttttagggataacatttgcccttaaagtttattgtaatgtactcaatattacggtaaacttgatccaggcccgagaaacataccaTAGTAGTACTTAGATAGTCAAGTCCCTTGGtaattacatagtactttttacTACCGATACTTTGCTGGGTACGAATTTTTCAGGGATAATTAgcaatttcaaaaaataattaggtttttcaaggaagaTTAATTTACTAAAAAtccaatatatttttcaaggaaatttgacatcctaaaattataatatatttttcaaggagtttttaaggtcctaaatatataatatatttttcaaggatattaattcctaaaaatagtaaatatttttcaaggaatttgatttcctaaaaatataaatatttttcaaggaattttaacttcctaaaaatatagatatttttcaaggaatttaaatttaaatttaaatttagggtttatgcctttttagaccctgtgttttggtTATTACTTGTTTGggccctgtgttttgacaaattactttttggaccctgtattttctaaaatagttcaaatatacccctaaacccaattttgatcaaatttttttgaactaaaatcacaaataattaatcaaactaataactcagaacaaaaatacagtcattctgcctaagaactgtgttgttatattcaattttttgttcatcaaaatcaggtttaggggcctATCTGAACAATTTTActaaatacagggtccaaaaaataatttatcaaaatacagggtctaaaTAGGTAATgagtcaaaacacagggtctaaaaaagtataaaaccttaaatttaagtttaaaccatattagatatttttcaagaaaacttgaattcctaaaaatatctggTCTGCTGAGAGGTTATAAATAGATCTCTCTTTCATTACTGCTCCATGCGCCACTTTCATCTTCTCATCTGCTCTATGCGCCACTTTCAAAAGGATTTGAGTCTAATTTTTCTAGgtcctcatcaaactcagatttttggtaagtattctCTTCTAATcatcacatcatttaatttaaatgtgcttatattcataagaaacactttgcctttttgaggaatttttgtctAAATCTTTTTTGTTGTATCCTAATCCAAAATAATGGACCTTCTTGAAAGATTTCTCTGTAAAATTTCTTAGCATGGGCGATTAGTTTTGGCAATTTCTGGGGCTCCATACCCTAGCGCCTGCGATTTCCAGGAATAGGCCTagtttgggccgagcacctcctTGGCATGAGCCGAGCATTCTCTAGGAGATTTCCAGacctagaattagggctagggCGACCACTCATAGATTATAGGCTGAGTACTCCTTTCCTTCCCTTAGGAAATTTCTAGGatagaattagggctaggccgaccactTTAGGGGCTCATGGGCCGAGTAGTCCCTTTCCTTCccttgggcgatttccagggatagaaTTATGGCTGGGCCGACCACCATAGGGGTCCCTAGGTCGAGTACCCTTTGCCTTAAACAATTTTCAGGGATTCAGGGTGGCCATCTGGAATCCCAAGAAATATTTTGGAGAATTGAACGGTCCTTAGGCACCTTTCTGAAGCTTACTTccctggggtggtcggcctatgcttaAGATCACTGGGTCGACCCACTATCTTGCTCTTGATTCCTTCGTTTTGACTTTTTAGTTCACGAACCTGCCCCCAGCCGTTGGCTTCATTTTGCTCATTGAAAaattttaatctttatttttcttctgttgcagatgtccagctcttcttcatcagacaagtcagtaGGTGAGCGCAATCCTCAAAAGTTTTTGGAAAGGTTGAAAATGATTATTCCTCATTCTGCTTTATTcttattcagtgaggaagatttcttaaagaggtACTATCCAATGGTGAGAGTGAAACAGACAACCCGATaaccctctgaagatgatcctcgGATTGCCAGGCATATCACCCAGGGCTCCTCGCTGGGCTCTTCTCAGATTACTTCTCAGCATAGTATGCCCCGCGGCTCCCAAGGTACCCAATGCACACCTCAGgagagtcattcttctcagcgggaAAGGTCAGGTCAGCGAGAATCATTGCAACGCTCATCGCACCAAGATACTAGTCGGGTTCTCCATCGATCTTCTTCTCGGCAAGAGTATACCGAGGGCTCACATCGCCAGACTGATCATCCTCAGGAGCGTCCCAATCAAAGATTCCGTCCTAAAGTAGTTCGCCCTCCTTCCAAAAGCAAAACCGTCTCGCTAGCTGAGCtgcagaagaagagacgacaaaaggagttccattcatcagattctggggcAACTTTCACCAGTGAGATCCTATGGAAactggttgagaagcctcgccctgctgatTACGAGGTTATTTGGTTCAATGGGGCTACCTCCGACATGACGGAGGAGAAGGTAAAGAATTTGAGGAAGACTTTTGACCTTTCTGGGGTTTCCATCACTATCCCTAGCTAGGTGACAGAGTTGAGGACCCCCATTTGGGTATGTGCCCTTGGACACGCTCTGCCATTAGGTCTGGGGctctacttcctcttcatccgtacTTCCAAAGTGCAGCaaactattttggtattagtccttctcaattggctcctaatgcgatcttggccTTGTCTGCGTTGTACATCATCTATCACTGCAAACAATGGGCTGCCccagtgcctcacgagatccactatCTATTTGACCTGAAGACAAACTATTCTCAGCACAACTCGGgatatttccacttccaccattatatgagcgagggtaccaacacctttttggaagagatctctggaaataacAAGACATTTAGATATACCGATAACTATTTCTTTACCAAGGACGTAGAGGCCAACTTCTCCAAGTTTAAGCATGTTGGGCCCTTTTATAGACCACTCCTGACCTAAGAAATGATCATTAGGGTCAATGCACTGTTTTCATGACTCATGAGGAGAAGAACGTCAAGACTATCGTTACACTGGAGAACCTTTGGAAGATGGGGCTGTTTCCTCCTCCATATCAGAAGTTCCAGATGACGACGGTTCTGAGCCTGTGATTGCCATAGACTCCTTGGgacccattcatgtcgaggaggtatCCTCTTCGCCAGTATTAGCCAtacatgagggtgatgaggtgggtgcctCTGCTGCACACTCATCGCTTGCTTCAGACAATTTTGATGAGGCTGCGTTAGAACTCGAATCacattcagaaggttcgacactttatcactTTTTATCTTATGGTTCATCGGTACTTAATAttcttctaacatttgatctctTTTTGTAGGCTCGGACTTGTTTGGTTTTGTCCATACACAACAGAGGTTAACTCCTGTCGAGGTCAGTCCTTCTATTCGAGCGGCAAAAAGGGctagggttgaggctgagtcggtcatggaagttcctcttgaggtgtctctTCCGACTCCTTTGGCGTCTAGCCCTGTCACAGAGGTTGAGACATCTTTGTCTACACCATTTCCTTCCACTGTCAATGATGCGGGTGCCTCTTGCTCTGCACCCGCCTCTTTATCTGAGCCACATCAGTTTGCTATACAGAACTTAAGCGCCCTCATGGACCAAGAGTCGCATCTGGAGCACACAACAACAGCCTTTAATGGGATCAAGAATGAGGACCTGAACACCATTCTTACGAAGTCACtcttagacattcagagtgtgagtcttTTACTGTTCTCTTATTGTCTATTTAGCTTGTATTCTGCCGTTAACACTTGTACGTTTTTTGCAAGCATTGATGTTGGTCTCTCATGTTCGTGATAGGTCTGTAGAGTGTACTtctacgctctccaaccttcTTTCTAAGCTTGAAGCCATCCGCCAAGAGGTACTGGGCCTTAGGCGTGTTCTTGGCTttagggatgctgacattgccttaaaggatgaagagatcaacacccttcgcaataccgtggagctcaaacagaaagaagtgaccgagttgacttcCAAGATAACCCAAATGGAGAGGGAACTTGCCGATTGGCTCCAACAGTCTGAAGTTGAGAAAGAGAAGCTAATTGCCgacatggaccaattgcggaAGGATCTTCTTATCGAGAAGGAGCAATAGGTCAAAGCTACTCAGGACAAGGCTCGAagggagtattcagagacaaccttctcttgcttttacttgatctggaagtccaacaaagatctgaacttggatttccttcttGAGAAGACGCGAGCAAAgaagcttaggaagtgtctggctcgtgaggctgcctAGGCTCAGAgtagtctttcagatgatacaccttgccctagttagtcttctgggtcttttattctattttttcctctcatgccattggtggggcaccttgtacttgacagtatttacatatgacattttatgcctttatgcctttttgttatgagtactcagtgtattgattgaaatttttatttccaatgcttactaagtatctcaactcacaaccctcattggttctggtatcagtatactctgcaCACATGTATTttgcgtgccatactaaccttactcttttacgtttttcatgctaacaaccatggtaatatGAGTAGTAtagtacttcaccaagtaccatgaacaaaacggtcaggtcgatcaccccatgggtgataggccgacaccctatagggttgatggattGGTCGATCACCCTCTAAGGGATATGGCTAGGAGTCTCCGTACCaattccttttttgtttttgttttttacactttcagaacatatgttgaacaaatgtcctagaaaaacttgagcttgcttagtacttaaggtcatgccctcattgctcgtgtataacctgatcagtatgtactatatgccccataagtgatcatgggtttaaaagccttggtcacttgctacttgaccatgccttgcttcgagcatttagacacatagtgcTATCCTTTTcatccaatgatgcaagcagcaaatgcttgtccctcattagtagtcgggtgatggtttcatactcagtagtaatgatacttATACACAAATGCAgtttgtgtagcaagtgtcgatcacaatctacgtaatctcttgtgtacttgttataatgattgtagacagaaatgtctaagttggaccaaccgggtcttggtgggctaatcgagcctgtaacgagtcttagatcaaattatcgatcggtccctcaagaACCAGATTCGATGATGATCCGATAATGGTcactggtcctcggaccagtctcttttgttaaTCGTATAGCTCGATAACTTCCTCAAGAACTAAGATCAAACGTGATCAAAtagttggcgacaaggtccttggaccagtatttttttggatcgtatgggtcgataggctcctcaagaaccaagactgaacatgatccattaattttgcgacaaggtcctcggaccgcctctcgtttggatcgtaggGGTTCATAGgttcctcaaggaccagaatcgaacatgatccaatatttgggcgacaaggtcctaggacttgcctcttgtttggatcttatgggccgataggtccctcaaggaccagaatcgaacatgatccaatgttttggcgacaaggtcctcggaccgcCTCTCGTTTGGATCATAGGGGTtcataggtccctcaaggaccaaaatcgaacatgatccaatatttgggagaaaaggtcctaggacctgtctcttgtttggatcttataggctgataggtccctcaaggaccaaaatcaaacatgatccaatatctgggcaacaaggtcctaggacctgtctcttgtttggatcttatgggtcgataggtccttCAAGGACCATAATCGAACATGATCTGATGGAGTTGGCAAGTCTAAAGGACAAGTCCTTCGTTGAATgaaatttaaagaactaagagaaactttagaaattaaattcattcattgaagcacaatggctatTACATTGATTATTCGAATATAATACATTTGCCTCCTACTCggctatgcttctttccgccaaggatttgatgggaacgacattcaggtgtttgcatctttggcactggcaagtttggctaaggcatcagcattgacGTTCTGCTCTCTTGGGACTTGTGTAATTGAGTATCTCTTGAATtgcgccaacaagtccttcaccttgttcaggtacttcaccatcctaagtcccttggcttgataatCCCCGAGTacttggtacaccactagctgggaatcgctgaatatctctagggactgtgcatgtacatcccgagacaagcgtaatccagctaataatgccttgtactcggcctcgttgtttgaagtgtTGAACCCAAATCTAAGAGCACAATGGATCCGATGATTctctggagtgatcagtatgattcctgcgccCGAGTTGTGTTCAATGGATGCTCCAtaaacatatagcttccatacaggagtatctccttccttctcagcATCTCCATTCTCCAACTGGTAGGacgggtcttcaaggttggtgccttcgactataaagtctgccaatgcttgtccttttattgccatcctcgaatgataagtgatatcgaTCTgccctagttccactgcccacttgagtaatcgtcccgaggcttctggtttctgaagaacctgtcttagtggttgattggtcaagactcggatcgagtgagcttggaaatatggacgcagctttcaataggcgattactaaacagtaggctagtttttcaagagggggatacctagactccgcacctactagccttttactgatatagtatacagggtgttgtaccctgttctcttcctttatcaaagcagaactgattgcatgctcggtgattgccaaatagatta is a window of Humulus lupulus chromosome 4, drHumLupu1.1, whole genome shotgun sequence DNA encoding:
- the LOC133831597 gene encoding UPF0481 protein At3g47200-like, coding for MTSENERSEVDFKFGNEEVASAHSKLHEVIDELTGKTTNVERRLSGRDKVPQPKIQKVPQVLRDEQKNFQKYYHPKWISIGPIHHGNPKFRVAEQRFKFLFAAEFVKNSGHQSQEHLYKKVMENIKVLKLCFDDEVLKEYYRKDGKDDEALGWMLFLDGCFTLQFIYSTVNGESMRHFEIKNDQVAFVFHDFFLLENQIPYLVLSLLMENSEKEFSKNLEGSIKQFLSLNVLTPEKYGKPTMVPPKDYMPVHLLDFLRLALLQTCNKSSNSCIYTYLLACLPKQLRAKLTSLDNNNPKTSMSKSSDEENPAREKPTRKKPAEEKQQTFRSVMDLKAAGINLKRSKSSSLKDIKFSSRLFSAELELPPITVDDSMAPKFLNLIAFEMCPDNTKTEYEVSSYISFLDSLIDYPNDVKELRSSHVLHNLLGCDKEVAQLFNEMGRFLVPNPEAYEEVISQIEKHYHNKCLTWIAQVLNEHFSTPWTIVTFVAAFLALGMSFIQTYYTIYPRGE